From one Microlunatus sp. Gsoil 973 genomic stretch:
- a CDS encoding inorganic phosphate transporter has protein sequence MEALFILIVVVCIALAFDFTNGFHDTGNAMATSIATGALRPRVAVALSAVLNLIGAFLSIQVALTVSNKIINIQGDTGAPIPSLMGVPILTIVFAGLVGGILWNLATWLFGLPSSSSHALFGGLIGSAIAALGWGGVKWSGVITSIALPAVFAPVVAAVVSAIGTRLVYAITARVGPQTRDRGFRWGQIGSASLVSLAHGTGDAQKTMGVITLALIAYGSWTSTDSIPVWVKIACALSIALGTYVGGWRVIRTLGKGLVEIESPQGMAAETASAAAILTSSHLGMALSTTHVATGSILGSGLGRKGASVRWGIAGRMVVAWLITLPAAGLVGGVCWAIANALGPNVGTGVVLLVLIGASGYIFHRSRRNLVDAGNVNAEWQGGLVPVADQQPTPAAGQPAGV, from the coding sequence GTGGAAGCCCTGTTCATCCTGATCGTGGTCGTCTGCATCGCGTTGGCGTTCGACTTCACCAACGGATTTCATGACACCGGCAACGCGATGGCGACCTCCATCGCGACAGGTGCGTTGAGGCCTAGGGTCGCCGTTGCCCTCTCCGCCGTGCTGAACCTGATCGGAGCGTTCCTGTCCATCCAGGTCGCGCTCACCGTCAGCAACAAGATCATCAACATCCAGGGCGACACCGGTGCTCCGATCCCTTCGCTGATGGGTGTTCCGATCCTCACCATCGTCTTCGCCGGGCTGGTCGGCGGCATTCTGTGGAATCTGGCGACCTGGCTCTTCGGCCTGCCGTCGAGTTCCTCCCACGCCCTGTTCGGCGGCCTGATCGGATCGGCCATCGCAGCCCTCGGCTGGGGCGGCGTCAAGTGGTCGGGTGTGATCACCTCGATCGCGTTGCCGGCCGTCTTCGCACCGGTCGTCGCGGCGGTGGTCTCGGCGATCGGCACCAGACTGGTCTACGCGATCACCGCGAGAGTCGGCCCGCAAACCCGTGATAGGGGTTTCCGTTGGGGTCAGATCGGCTCGGCGTCGCTGGTCTCGCTCGCCCACGGCACCGGCGACGCGCAGAAGACCATGGGCGTGATCACGCTGGCGCTGATCGCGTACGGCAGCTGGACCAGCACCGACTCCATTCCGGTCTGGGTCAAGATCGCCTGCGCCCTGTCCATCGCGCTGGGCACCTATGTCGGCGGGTGGCGGGTGATCCGGACGCTCGGCAAGGGTCTGGTGGAGATCGAATCACCGCAGGGCATGGCCGCGGAGACCGCCTCCGCCGCGGCGATCCTGACCTCCTCGCACCTGGGCATGGCGCTGTCCACCACTCACGTCGCCACCGGCTCGATCCTCGGCTCCGGGTTGGGTAGGAAGGGCGCGTCGGTTCGGTGGGGCATTGCCGGACGGATGGTCGTCGCCTGGCTGATCACGTTGCCGGCCGCCGGACTGGTCGGGGGTGTCTGCTGGGCCATCGCCAACGCGCTCGGGCCGAACGTCGGCACCGGCGTTGTGCTGTTGGTGCTGATCGGTGCGTCCGGCTACATCTTCCATCGCTCCCGCCGCAACCTCGTCGACGCCGGCAACGTCAACGCCGAGTGGCAAGGCGGACTGGTCCCCGTCGCCGACCAGCAGCCGACGCCCGCGGCCGGCCAACCGGCCGGCGTCTGA
- the pgm gene encoding phosphoglucomutase (alpha-D-glucose-1,6-bisphosphate-dependent), with protein MAHPRAGTPAQPEDLIDVDAVIGAYYDLRPDPANPEQQVVFGTSGHRGASLDTAFNEAHIAATTQAIVEYRAGQGISGPLYIGKDTHALSLPAWKTAIEVLVANGVTVRCERDDQYTPTPAVSRAIINHNRDAGPADVCDGIVVTPSHNPPRDGGFKYNPPHGGPADTDATKAIASRANELLGDLDRIARTPFESAIGTVRRYDYLGSYVADLALALDLDAIKAAGVRIGADPLGGASVEYWGRIAETYGLDLTVVNPTVDPQWAFMTLDTDGKIRMDCSSPNAMASLIKNKDAYDLATGNDADADRHGIVTPDAGLMNPNHYLAVAIGYLYAHRNGWRADAGIGKTLVSSSMIDKVAADLGRTLIEVPVGFKWFVEGLQTGSIGFGGEESAGASFLARNGSTWTTDKDGILLALLASEILATTGKTPSQHYADLTDRHGDPAYARVDAPANREQKAKLGALDAGAITATELAGDKIAGVLTEAPGNGAPIGGLKVTTDNAWFAARPSGTEDVYKIYAESFKGADHLARVQDAAREVVNAVL; from the coding sequence ATGGCCCATCCTCGTGCAGGAACCCCCGCGCAGCCCGAAGACCTGATCGACGTCGACGCCGTGATCGGTGCCTATTACGACTTGAGGCCCGACCCGGCGAACCCGGAGCAACAGGTGGTCTTCGGCACCTCCGGTCACCGCGGCGCGAGCCTGGACACGGCCTTCAACGAGGCACACATCGCGGCCACCACCCAGGCGATCGTCGAGTACCGGGCCGGCCAGGGCATCTCCGGACCGCTGTACATCGGCAAGGACACCCACGCCCTGTCCCTGCCGGCCTGGAAGACGGCCATCGAGGTGCTTGTCGCCAACGGGGTCACCGTCCGCTGTGAACGCGACGACCAGTACACCCCGACACCCGCGGTGTCCCGCGCGATCATCAACCACAACCGTGACGCCGGCCCGGCCGACGTCTGCGACGGCATCGTCGTCACACCGTCCCACAACCCGCCGCGGGACGGCGGCTTCAAGTACAACCCGCCGCATGGCGGACCGGCCGACACCGATGCCACCAAGGCGATCGCCTCCCGCGCGAACGAATTGTTGGGTGATCTCGACCGGATCGCGCGGACACCCTTCGAATCGGCGATCGGCACGGTGCGCCGGTACGACTATCTCGGCAGCTACGTGGCCGACCTCGCACTGGCGCTGGATCTGGATGCGATCAAGGCGGCCGGCGTACGGATCGGTGCCGACCCGCTGGGCGGTGCGAGCGTCGAATACTGGGGACGGATCGCTGAGACGTACGGCCTGGACCTCACGGTGGTCAATCCGACCGTCGATCCGCAGTGGGCGTTCATGACGCTGGACACCGACGGCAAGATCAGGATGGACTGCTCCTCACCCAACGCGATGGCGTCGTTGATCAAGAACAAGGATGCCTACGACCTCGCCACGGGCAACGACGCGGACGCCGACCGGCACGGGATCGTGACGCCCGACGCCGGGCTGATGAACCCCAACCACTATCTCGCCGTCGCGATCGGCTACCTGTACGCCCATCGCAACGGCTGGCGCGCCGATGCGGGCATCGGGAAGACCCTGGTCAGCTCGTCGATGATCGACAAGGTGGCCGCCGATCTCGGCCGGACCCTGATCGAGGTGCCCGTCGGCTTCAAATGGTTCGTCGAGGGACTGCAGACCGGGTCGATCGGCTTCGGCGGTGAGGAATCGGCCGGGGCGTCGTTCCTGGCCAGGAACGGCAGTACCTGGACCACTGACAAGGACGGCATCCTGCTGGCCCTGCTGGCCAGTGAGATCCTCGCCACCACGGGAAAGACTCCGAGCCAGCACTACGCCGACCTGACCGACCGGCACGGTGACCCGGCCTACGCCCGCGTCGACGCGCCGGCGAACCGGGAGCAGAAGGCCAAGCTGGGGGCGCTGGACGCCGGCGCCATCACCGCCACCGAGCTCGCCGGCGACAAGATCGCCGGCGTGTTGACCGAGGCGCCCGGAAACGGTGCGCCGATCGGCGGCCTCAAGGTGACCACCGACAACGCCTGGTTCGCGGCCCGGCCGTCCGGCACCGAGGACGTCTACAAGATCTACGCCGAGTCGTTCAAGGGCGCTGATCACCTGGCCCGCGTGCAGGACGCCGCCCGCGAGGTGGTCAACGCCGTTCTCTAG
- the glgB gene encoding 1,4-alpha-glucan branching protein GlgB: MSIDLTGGLTGWDLSGFHEGHDTECWRRLGAVEMAGGTRFSVWAPNAKAVRVVGDFNHWNGQEHPMELVPGAGVWARFIEGVTTGALYKFEVLGADDVWRLKTDPMGRFFEAAPHNAAIVYNSQYQWNDDQWLWFRGEQHAWERPMAIYEVHLGSWRRGLSYLQLARELVDYVSWQGFTHVEFLPLAEHPYEGSWGYHVTGYFAPVSRFGSPDELRYLVDQLHAAGIGVIMDWVPGHFATDPWALQRFDGTALYEHEDPRLGWHPDWGSYIFNLGRNEVRSFLTSNAYYWLEEFHIDGLRVDGVASMLYLDYSRQPGEWIPNKYGGNENLDSVALLQSVNSDLYRRKPGIVTVAEESTSWPGVTRSVDQGGLGFGFKWNMGWMNDSLRYYGRQPIHRQYHHNEMTFASSYAYSENFVLPISHDEVVHGKGSMYERAPEDEWRKFATMRAFYAFMWAHPGKKLLFMGTEFGQQREFSESRSLDWQETEQWGHRGVQLLIKDLNRLYRANPALWRHDHDPSGFRWIDADDRGGNTFSFLRIDPAVDSTETPQPAQLIAALVNFSAEPRYDLRIGLPAQGRWTEILNTDSELYDGTGRFGNLGQVISTEVPSQGFDYSATVVVPPLGAVYLRFDPEHPVENPDDVLAEIAGSVAQPAEDQVGDQVGDQVGDQVDDQTGDAVPRRAGGTARAERTGRSQRAGRMGLGRRSAGSDPE, translated from the coding sequence ATGTCGATTGATCTGACAGGAGGCCTGACCGGGTGGGATCTATCCGGATTCCACGAGGGTCACGACACCGAATGCTGGCGACGGCTCGGCGCGGTCGAGATGGCCGGCGGGACCCGGTTCTCGGTGTGGGCGCCCAATGCCAAGGCGGTCCGGGTGGTCGGCGACTTCAATCACTGGAATGGCCAGGAACATCCGATGGAGTTGGTGCCCGGAGCCGGCGTCTGGGCGCGGTTCATCGAGGGCGTCACGACCGGCGCTCTGTACAAGTTCGAGGTGCTGGGAGCCGACGATGTCTGGCGGCTCAAGACCGACCCGATGGGTCGATTCTTCGAGGCGGCGCCGCACAACGCCGCGATCGTCTACAACAGCCAGTACCAGTGGAACGACGATCAGTGGCTGTGGTTCCGCGGGGAGCAGCACGCCTGGGAACGTCCGATGGCGATCTACGAGGTGCATCTCGGCTCCTGGCGCCGAGGACTGAGCTACTTGCAACTGGCCCGCGAGCTGGTCGACTACGTCAGCTGGCAGGGCTTCACCCATGTCGAGTTCCTGCCGTTGGCCGAGCATCCGTACGAGGGCTCCTGGGGCTACCACGTCACCGGCTATTTCGCCCCGGTCTCGCGGTTCGGATCACCGGACGAGCTCCGCTACCTGGTTGATCAACTGCACGCCGCCGGGATCGGCGTGATCATGGACTGGGTACCCGGCCACTTCGCGACCGATCCCTGGGCGCTGCAGAGGTTCGACGGCACAGCGCTGTACGAACACGAGGACCCGCGGCTCGGCTGGCATCCCGACTGGGGCTCCTATATCTTCAACCTCGGCCGCAACGAGGTGCGCAGCTTCCTGACCTCCAACGCCTACTACTGGCTGGAGGAGTTCCACATCGACGGGCTCCGTGTCGACGGTGTGGCATCGATGCTGTATCTGGACTATTCGCGACAGCCCGGTGAATGGATCCCCAACAAGTACGGCGGCAACGAGAATCTGGACTCTGTCGCCCTCCTGCAGTCGGTGAACTCCGACCTGTACCGACGCAAGCCCGGCATCGTCACCGTGGCCGAGGAGTCGACCTCCTGGCCCGGGGTGACCCGGAGTGTCGACCAGGGAGGGCTCGGCTTCGGTTTCAAGTGGAACATGGGCTGGATGAACGACTCGCTGCGCTACTACGGGCGGCAGCCGATCCATCGGCAGTACCACCACAACGAGATGACCTTCGCCTCGTCGTACGCCTATTCGGAGAACTTCGTGCTGCCGATCAGCCACGACGAGGTGGTGCACGGCAAGGGCTCGATGTACGAACGGGCCCCGGAGGACGAGTGGCGCAAGTTCGCCACCATGCGCGCTTTCTACGCGTTCATGTGGGCCCATCCGGGCAAGAAACTGCTCTTCATGGGGACCGAATTCGGTCAGCAGCGGGAATTCAGCGAAAGCCGAAGCCTGGACTGGCAGGAGACCGAACAATGGGGCCATCGTGGCGTGCAGTTGTTGATCAAGGACCTGAACCGGCTCTATCGCGCCAACCCCGCGCTGTGGCGCCATGATCACGACCCGTCGGGATTCCGCTGGATCGACGCGGATGATCGCGGCGGCAACACCTTCTCCTTCTTGCGGATCGATCCGGCGGTCGACAGCACGGAGACCCCGCAACCGGCGCAGCTGATCGCAGCACTGGTCAACTTCAGCGCCGAACCCCGCTACGACCTGCGGATCGGACTCCCGGCGCAGGGTCGCTGGACCGAGATCCTGAACACCGACTCGGAGCTCTACGACGGCACCGGGAGGTTCGGCAACCTCGGGCAGGTGATCTCCACCGAGGTGCCCAGCCAGGGCTTCGACTACAGCGCGACCGTCGTCGTTCCACCGCTTGGCGCGGTGTACCTGCGGTTCGATCCCGAGCACCCGGTGGAGAACCCGGACGACGTGCTGGCCGAGATCGCGGGCTCGGTGGCACAGCCCGCCGAGGACCAGGTTGGTGATCAGGTGGGTGATCAGGTGGGTGATCAGGTTGATGATCAGACTGGTGATGCTGTGCCCCGCCGCGCCGGAGGCACAGCACGCGCCGAGCGCACCGGCCGCTCGCAACGCGCCGGACGCATGGGGCTCGGCAGACGCTCAGCAGGCAGCGATCCGGAGTAG
- a CDS encoding MarR family winged helix-turn-helix transcriptional regulator — MEAVTSLMRVHQLVITELDELLRPLDLTFARFEVLVLLSFSRRGALPLGKIGERLQVHATSVTPLVKRLETSGYLTRNRHPEDGRAVLAEITASGRAVTERASSLITDARFGLGSLDEDECRALTAILARPRAAAGDF; from the coding sequence ATGGAGGCGGTCACCTCGCTGATGCGGGTGCACCAGCTGGTGATCACCGAACTCGACGAGCTGCTGCGCCCCTTGGACCTGACCTTCGCCCGCTTCGAGGTGCTGGTGTTGTTGTCCTTCTCCCGTCGCGGGGCGCTGCCGCTGGGCAAGATCGGTGAGCGGCTCCAGGTCCATGCCACTTCGGTGACCCCGCTGGTGAAGCGTCTGGAGACCAGCGGCTACCTGACCCGCAACCGGCATCCCGAGGACGGTCGGGCGGTGCTCGCCGAGATCACAGCCTCCGGCCGCGCCGTCACCGAACGGGCCAGCAGCCTGATCACCGACGCCCGGTTCGGGCTGGGCTCGCTGGACGAGGATGAGTGCCGGGCGCTGACCGCGATCCTGGCCAGGCCGCGTGCCGCGGCCGGCGACTTCTAG
- a CDS encoding DUF3349 domain-containing protein has product MDADGRRSPMVLARIIDWLRAGYPDGVPETDYVPLFALLSRRLSGEEVRAVARAMIHAEDAAIDDIDIGVQITKITNELPREEDVARVRSKLATAWPLADPAATDD; this is encoded by the coding sequence ATGGACGCCGACGGCCGGAGATCACCCATGGTTCTCGCCCGGATCATCGACTGGTTGCGTGCCGGATACCCGGACGGCGTTCCCGAGACCGACTACGTCCCGCTGTTCGCCCTGCTCAGCCGCCGACTGTCCGGCGAGGAGGTGCGCGCGGTGGCGCGGGCGATGATCCACGCCGAGGATGCCGCCATTGACGACATCGACATCGGCGTGCAGATCACCAAGATCACCAACGAGCTGCCGCGGGAGGAGGATGTCGCACGGGTCAGGTCGAAGCTCGCCACCGCATGGCCGCTGGCCGATCCGGCCGCGACCGACGACTGA
- a CDS encoding tetratricopeptide repeat protein: MSSTPTNPRGAVDLSAIAEQAKKAQGSPGGGTGGASYVVEVTEQTFDNDVLRPSLNHPVIVEFYSPRVQGAEQLSTALAELATEAEGKFLLARMNVDTAPQFAQSIGLQAVPTVVGALQGQLIPLFQGVVDKEQIRPALDQVVKAAVANGIVGRAEPTGSVGGTEDGGEPDPRFAAAYEAMETGDFSTAVEEFDRLLQANPKDSEAEAGKAQASLLLRTADLDLDAVIAAAAGPEAGIDAQLAAADAEVATGRAEDAFARLVGVIRRTAGDERDKVRIRLLELFGTLGNSDPKVQKARRDLMTALF, encoded by the coding sequence ATGAGCTCAACACCGACCAATCCCCGTGGTGCTGTCGACCTGTCCGCCATCGCGGAGCAGGCAAAGAAGGCGCAGGGTTCGCCGGGCGGCGGGACCGGCGGGGCGTCCTACGTCGTCGAGGTGACCGAACAGACCTTCGACAACGACGTGCTGCGCCCGTCCCTGAACCACCCGGTGATCGTCGAGTTCTACTCGCCACGGGTCCAGGGCGCCGAGCAGCTGTCGACCGCGCTGGCGGAGTTGGCGACCGAGGCGGAGGGCAAGTTCCTGCTCGCCCGGATGAACGTCGACACCGCTCCGCAGTTCGCGCAGTCGATCGGCCTGCAGGCCGTGCCTACCGTCGTCGGCGCGCTCCAGGGCCAATTGATCCCGCTCTTCCAGGGGGTGGTCGACAAGGAGCAGATCCGCCCGGCCCTTGACCAGGTGGTCAAGGCGGCGGTGGCCAACGGCATCGTCGGGCGCGCCGAGCCCACTGGATCCGTCGGCGGGACCGAGGACGGCGGCGAGCCCGATCCGCGGTTCGCCGCGGCCTACGAAGCGATGGAGACCGGCGACTTCAGCACCGCCGTCGAGGAGTTCGACAGGCTGTTGCAGGCCAACCCCAAGGACAGTGAGGCCGAGGCGGGCAAGGCGCAGGCGTCCCTGCTGCTGCGGACCGCCGATCTCGACCTTGACGCGGTGATCGCGGCGGCAGCCGGTCCGGAGGCGGGTATCGATGCGCAGTTGGCCGCAGCCGACGCCGAGGTCGCCACCGGGCGGGCCGAAGACGCGTTCGCCCGGCTGGTGGGCGTGATCCGCAGGACAGCAGGCGATGAGCGCGACAAGGTCCGCATCCGGCTGCTGGAACTCTTCGGGACCCTCGGCAACTCCGATCCCAAGGTGCAGAAGGCGCGCCGGGACCTGATGACCGCGCTCTTCTGA
- a CDS encoding phosphotransferase yields MTDDPLLKYITAARWFGGKGRSPQLIGVTALPWLRPPGDWPAIRQEIVEVGYPGGDDHEFYQLVVNYRPTDQVTDPVITATTDPVHGELSGVDGTEDPAAHGALLDLLLSTRAGDASDTGTLVAHRLGDDPLVPGLPSRVFGGEQSNTSVLFAHLAIMKLFRRIEVGRNLDIETHDVLTRSGNADVARLYGWIEGSWSAPDQGIGYGADLAMVTELLPEARDGWEFALAELRAGHDFSAQAHRLGAALANVHDALRANFLTATEDGDQVSSIMGRRLDAAVAAAPQLAPYSDGLRGVFRSLAGRQLQTQRVHGDFHLGQTLFTPSGWKIIDFEGEPAKTLAERSRPDSIWRDIAGALRSFDYAAAHHPAAAGDTLAADWARVCQEAFLSGYGVSAGRDDHDVGDDHGDHGELDVLRAYVADKAIYEVVYEARNRPDWVQIPLTAVASIARRSQHVD; encoded by the coding sequence GTGACCGATGACCCGCTGCTGAAGTACATCACCGCTGCCCGATGGTTCGGTGGCAAGGGCCGTTCCCCGCAACTGATCGGAGTGACCGCCCTGCCCTGGCTGCGGCCCCCGGGCGACTGGCCGGCGATCCGCCAGGAGATCGTCGAGGTCGGCTACCCCGGCGGCGATGATCACGAGTTCTACCAACTGGTGGTCAACTACCGGCCAACCGATCAGGTGACCGACCCGGTGATCACCGCGACCACCGATCCGGTCCACGGCGAGCTGTCCGGCGTCGACGGGACCGAGGACCCGGCAGCGCACGGCGCGCTGCTCGACCTGCTGCTGTCCACACGCGCGGGTGACGCGAGTGACACGGGCACCCTGGTGGCGCACCGGCTCGGCGACGATCCGCTGGTTCCCGGACTGCCGAGCCGGGTCTTCGGCGGTGAGCAGTCCAACACGTCGGTGCTCTTCGCGCATCTGGCGATCATGAAGCTGTTCCGCCGGATCGAAGTCGGGCGGAACCTCGACATCGAGACCCACGATGTGCTGACCCGCAGTGGCAACGCCGACGTCGCCCGGCTCTATGGCTGGATCGAAGGCAGTTGGTCCGCCCCTGATCAGGGCATCGGCTACGGCGCCGATCTGGCCATGGTCACCGAACTGCTGCCGGAGGCCAGGGACGGCTGGGAGTTCGCGCTGGCCGAACTCCGCGCCGGACACGACTTCAGCGCCCAGGCCCACCGCCTGGGTGCAGCTCTGGCCAACGTGCACGACGCGCTTCGTGCCAACTTCCTGACCGCGACCGAGGACGGCGACCAGGTGTCGTCGATCATGGGCCGTCGACTGGACGCTGCCGTCGCGGCCGCGCCGCAACTGGCGCCGTACTCCGACGGCTTGCGGGGGGTGTTCCGATCACTGGCCGGCAGACAGCTGCAAACCCAGCGCGTACACGGCGACTTCCATCTGGGGCAGACCCTCTTCACGCCGTCGGGTTGGAAGATCATCGACTTCGAGGGCGAACCGGCCAAGACGCTGGCCGAGCGCAGCAGACCGGACAGCATCTGGCGCGACATCGCCGGGGCCCTGCGGTCCTTCGACTACGCCGCGGCCCACCATCCGGCAGCCGCCGGCGACACCCTGGCAGCTGATTGGGCACGCGTCTGCCAGGAGGCCTTCCTCTCCGGATACGGGGTCAGCGCCGGTCGTGACGATCATGACGTGGGTGATGATCATGGTGATCACGGCGAACTTGACGTTCTGCGTGCCTACGTCGCCGACAAGGCGATCTATGAAGTGGTCTACGAGGCCAGGAACCGTCCGGACTGGGTACAGATCCCGCTGACCGCAGTCGCCTCGATAGCCAGGAGGAGCCAGCATGTCGATTGA
- a CDS encoding NUDIX domain-containing protein gives MTDFEVTIESTGQQTGSLSWTRLDSGLAPGLRGGPDSLTRAIMAAADDAFERRGLHRLEADVRADDPDARRALLRAGFRLEGRRRQVIIASDGGFTDELIFARLDDDQVDGPDGFSGVMNSALPRKRLIAHVLMRDVTGRVLLCDTVFKSDFELPGGIVEPDESPRLGAIREVKEELGIDIELGRLLAVDWMPHYLGWDDACELIFDGGTVTEEEIAGFVLQPTEIRAVRLIDIADAEPHLTALSFRRLSAITTLDAGGTLTRTLTMEDGRPV, from the coding sequence GTGACAGATTTCGAGGTCACCATCGAGTCCACCGGGCAGCAGACAGGATCGCTCAGCTGGACGCGGCTGGATTCGGGCCTAGCGCCTGGGCTGCGCGGTGGTCCCGATTCGCTCACCCGGGCGATCATGGCGGCGGCCGACGACGCCTTCGAGCGTCGCGGGCTGCACCGCCTGGAGGCAGACGTGCGGGCCGATGATCCCGACGCCCGGCGCGCGCTGCTGCGCGCCGGTTTCCGCCTCGAGGGCCGACGGCGGCAGGTGATCATCGCCTCCGACGGCGGGTTCACCGACGAGTTGATCTTCGCTCGACTCGACGACGACCAGGTCGACGGTCCGGACGGATTCTCCGGTGTGATGAACTCGGCACTGCCACGCAAGCGGTTGATCGCCCACGTGCTGATGCGCGACGTCACCGGACGGGTCCTGTTGTGCGACACCGTCTTCAAGTCCGACTTCGAGTTGCCGGGTGGGATCGTCGAGCCGGACGAGTCGCCGCGGCTGGGCGCCATCCGCGAGGTCAAGGAGGAACTCGGCATCGACATCGAACTGGGCAGGCTGCTCGCCGTCGACTGGATGCCCCATTATCTCGGCTGGGACGACGCCTGCGAGTTGATCTTCGACGGTGGCACGGTCACCGAGGAGGAGATCGCCGGCTTCGTCCTCCAGCCGACCGAGATCAGGGCAGTGCGGTTGATCGACATCGCCGACGCCGAACCACACCTCACGGCGCTGTCCTTCCGCCGGTTGTCTGCGATCACCACGCTCGATGCCGGCGGCACGTTGACCCGCACCCTGACGATGGAGGACGGCCGGCCGGTCTGA
- a CDS encoding methylmalonyl-CoA mutase family protein yields MLRGIEDGWFTGEIADAAFAYQTKLEKGEKLIVGVNSHTGSVTGDLEILRVSHEVEVEQRRDLADRRSGRDQQAVDDSLAELVRAATGDDNLIEPMLAAVRVEATLGEICGALREVWGDYQEPARF; encoded by the coding sequence TTGCTGCGGGGGATCGAGGACGGCTGGTTCACCGGGGAGATCGCCGACGCCGCTTTCGCCTACCAGACCAAGCTGGAGAAGGGCGAGAAGTTGATCGTCGGCGTGAACAGTCACACCGGCAGCGTGACAGGCGATCTGGAGATCCTTCGGGTCAGTCACGAGGTGGAGGTGGAACAACGTCGGGACCTGGCCGACCGCCGTTCCGGGCGTGATCAACAAGCCGTCGACGACTCTCTGGCCGAACTGGTCCGGGCCGCCACGGGCGACGACAACCTGATCGAGCCGATGCTCGCCGCGGTACGGGTCGAGGCGACGTTGGGAGAGATCTGCGGGGCGCTGCGCGAGGTGTGGGGCGACTACCAGGAGCCGGCCCGCTTCTGA